ACAAATGAAGGAGACCGATCGACAAATGAAAGCAACCGATCGACAAATGAAAGCAACCGATCGGCAGTTGAAGCAAACCGATCTCCAGATCAAAGAGCTCGGCAAGCAGATTGGCGGCCTGGGCAACAAGTTTGGTGATTTCGCCGAAGGAATGGCTCGGCCTTCGTTGATGGAGATACTGAGCAAACGCTTCGGCGTGGAGCAGATCATCGAGACACGGCGTGTGCGCAAGGGCGACGACGAAATCGAGATCGACTTGATTGGCGCAAGCAATGGTGAGGCGAAGACCGTCGTGGCCGCCGAAGTGAAAAGCGTTTTGAACCAGCGAGAATTGGAGAAATTCATTCGAAATCTAGGCAGATTCTTCGAATTCTTCCCCCAATTCAGAGGCTACAAACTTTACGGCGTGCTCGCCGCGGTAGAGAGCAGCAAGGAAATGGACGAAGCCACGTTGGCCCGCGGCATCTGCCTGGCGCGGATGCATGGTGAGGTTTTCCGACTCAAACTGCCCGCCCGGTTTCGTCCCAAAGATTTTTCGGCATGACAG
The Verrucomicrobiota bacterium DNA segment above includes these coding regions:
- a CDS encoding DUF3782 domain-containing protein; translated protein: QMKETDRQMKATDRQMKATDRQLKQTDLQIKELGKQIGGLGNKFGDFAEGMARPSLMEILSKRFGVEQIIETRRVRKGDDEIEIDLIGASNGEAKTVVAAEVKSVLNQRELEKFIRNLGRFFEFFPQFRGYKLYGVLAAVESSKEMDEATLARGICLARMHGEVFRLKLPARFRPKDFSA